Proteins co-encoded in one Papaver somniferum cultivar HN1 chromosome 5, ASM357369v1, whole genome shotgun sequence genomic window:
- the LOC113277866 gene encoding uncharacterized protein LOC113277866 — protein sequence MARRMASQNYQYDGTAATPNTVTRGEQMNPENIMMMEMPEYESYEGILSPPSTSSLSSRLDQFLPSIKIRKITEDSILIDTVVQKDVSPTSTLFCVLEEEKLDIVFERQYRTETQVSHTIQVKVQPDYDLHDLEYKLRTWAGFPT from the exons ATGGCGAGGAGAATGGCTTCTCAGAATTACCAATATGATGGTACTGCCGCTACACCTAATACTGTAACTCGTGGAGAACAAATGAATCCGGAAAATATCATGATGATGGAAATGCCAGAATATGAATCTTACGAAGGGATTTTGTCACCCCCATCAACATCGTCCTTGTCGTCAAGGCTTGATCAGTTTCTGCCATCTATCAAGATACGAAAAATAACGGAAGATTCCATACTAATAGACACAGTTGTTCAGAAAGACGTATCACCTACATCAACCCTATTTTGTGttctagaagaagaaaaacttgatATAGTTTTCGAACGTCAATACAGAACTGAAACTCAAGTATCTCATACCATTCAG GTAAAAGTGCAACCAGACTACGATCTGCATGATTTGGAATACAAGCTTCGCACTTGGGCAGGATTTCCTACCTAA
- the LOC113279689 gene encoding proline-rich receptor-like protein kinase PERK3: protein MDKDFPRLSIFVLVVFSKFCRLWASSDDLSGCPLNFTAYPFLPSGECIRDPAVTINLWDSFHTTTCCKTGLTTISQALALNANMTDSIFLTQKQWQNCSSNNSLFERQQSVSITTCGFDKLFYGSSGCSSFSYSTFKKSHPRLYENLIGNCTSQFSTSFNNTCKDCAKAITDTRDELMDLTNVNDKKNGTAKEICVFLVVVAAAVEHIGDSSWINDFYSCLLALDSADEGYSGLKYSTAQAILAILIAASALVLIIVVIKYVTRKRVPRPVKGKEMAAWSGLYRFSKQEILNAINFSSHKVCLGTGSAGQVYKAVLPSGQIVAIKHIYKSNTSDTFTREVEGLSRIRHPNLVCLFGCCEEDGEQYLVYEFCSNGNLAQHLLRRNTDLTWDRRVKIMRDCAIALKFLHNNPYGCTVHRDIKLTNILLTDTMDPKLSDFGLARMLGMEESKVFTDVRGTLGYMDPEYMSNAKLTSASDVYSFGIVILQILSGRKVIELDIDARDQLTRKAKDVIMAKRPATEFEDPRLKGDLDAKDFRSILHIAVLCVANKSNGRPTIDNILQEIDDAWKNTQTFKIWMASLFSTIAGIWYMVYEKCHGV from the exons ATGGATAAAGATTTTCCAAGGCTTTCAATTTTTGTTCTTGTAGTTTTCTCTAAATTTTGCCGGTTGTGGGCTTCATCAGATGATTTATCAG GTTGCCCACTGAACTTCACTGCATACCCGTTTTTACCTTCAGGAGAATGCATCAGAGATCCAGCAGTGACCATAAACCTGTGGGACAGTTTTCATACAACAACATGTTGTAAAACTGGTCTGACAACAATATCCCAAGCCCTGGCCTTGAACGCCAACATGACAGATTCTATCTTCCTAACTCAAAAGCAATGGCAAAACTGTTCATCCAATAATTCTTTATTCGAGAGACAACAATCAGTTTCGATCACCACTTGTGGTTTTGATAAACTCTTTTATGGTAGTAGTGGCTGTTCAAGTTTTTCTTACTCAACCTTCAAAAAGTCTCATCCCCGACTATACGAAAATTTAATAGGAAATTGTACTAGTCAGTTCAGTACCTCATTCAATAACACTTGCAAGGATTGTGCAAAAGCCATTACAGACACAAGGGATGAACTGATGGACCTTACTAACGTAAATGATAAAAAGAATGGTACAGCGAAAGAGATTTGTGTGTTCCTGGTGGTTGTTGCTGCTGCAGTTGAACACATCGGCGATTCTTCTTGGATCAATGATTTCTATAGTTGTTTGCTTGCTTTGGATAGTGCAG ATGAAGGTTACTCCGGCCTCAAGT ATTCTACAGCTCAGGCAATATTAGCAATACTTATAGCAGCATCGGCGTTGGTTTTGATTATTGTAGTTATCAAGTATGTGACAAGGAAGAGGGTTCCAAGACCAGTTAAAG GGAAAGAAATGGCTGCATGGTCTGGTTTGTATAGATTCTCCAAGCAAGAAATCCTGAATGCCATAAACTTCAGCAGCCATAAAGTGTGCTTAGGCACTGGGAGTGCCGGCCAAGTCTACAAAGCTGTTCTTCCAAGTGGACAAATAGTTGCAATAAAACACATATACAAGAGCAATACCTCTGATACATTCACAAGGGAAGTGGAAGGTTTATCAAGAATTCGGCATCCTAATCTTGTCTGTCTCTTTGGATGCTGCGAAGAAGATGGGGAGCAGTATCTGGTTTATGAATTTTGTTCTAACGGAAATCTTGCTCAACATCTTCTAA GAAGGAATACTGATCTTACATGGGATAGAAGAGTAAAGATTATGAGAGACTGCGCGATTGCATTGAAGTTCCTCCACAATAACCCTTACGGATGTACTGTGCACAGAGATATCAAG CTTACAAACATCCTTCTGACAGACACAATGGATccaaagctttctgattttggcTTAGCAAGGATGCTTGGGATGGAAGAAAGCAAAGTTTTCACTGATGTTAGAGGAACTTTAGGCTATATGGACCCTGAATATATGAGCAATGCTAAACTCACTTCAGCTAGTGATGTTTATAGTTTCGGTATTGTGATCCTACAAATTTTGTCAGGAAGAAAGGTTATCGAGTTAGATATCGATGCAAGGGATCAACTGACTAGAAAG GCAAAAGATGTCATAATGGCGAAGCGACCCGCAACTGAATTTGAAGATCCACGATTGAAAGGAGACTTAGACGCGAAAGATTTCAGGTCCATTCTACATATTGCAGTTCTTTGTGTCGCTAATAAAAGCAATGGTCGTCCTACAATTGACAACATTTTACAAGAAATCGATGACGCTTGGAAGAACACCCAAACTTTTAAG ATCTGGATGGCGTCTCTCTTTAGCACAATTGCGGGTATATGGTATATGGTTTATGAGAAATGCCATGGTGTTTGA